A genome region from Natronosalvus rutilus includes the following:
- a CDS encoding alpha,alpha-trehalose-phosphate synthase (UDP-forming) — protein sequence MRSTERVAVAESNHANDLRDDGRRLVTDGGVDFNAPESLLVVSNRQPYRHEWVNGDDNGEDDGDDNENSNDPGERDVTVDEPTGGLTAGLDPIMRAIGGTWIAWGDGSADRAVTDENDCVDVPPGSDDQYTLRRVWLSDEAVDGYYTGYSNRVLWPLCHGMTELLEYRPTDLEWYRHVNRQFADAVLEEATDESVIWLQDYHLGLAPSMIQAKAPAGATVAQFWHIPWPDPSSFAACPNARELLVGLLGSDVFGFHIERYGTAFLECVEETLPSATVDYRERTVRYDGHETRIVATPMGVDANSYEERAREIGDDRWDSLRERYDIPDGCAVGLGVDRLDYTKGIPERLAALERLFEGYPEWRESFTFLQKATPSRTEIPSYDRLGRQVRSTVDHINERFGTDDWQPIVYTEDFLDRADLTTLYREADLLVVSSVRDGMNLVAQEYVASSIDGDGALVLSEHAGAANALGYPAFTIDPADTDRFARTVADALGAPKSERTTRMAALRTHVFDHDLEWWMDQQFAHIEAARFPAVDRRVNDVSRSL from the coding sequence ATGCGATCTACGGAGCGAGTAGCGGTGGCGGAGTCGAATCATGCGAACGATTTACGGGACGACGGTCGACGGCTCGTGACCGACGGTGGCGTCGATTTCAACGCCCCGGAATCGCTGCTCGTCGTCTCGAATCGGCAGCCGTATCGTCACGAGTGGGTCAATGGCGACGACAACGGCGAGGACGATGGCGACGACAACGAGAACAGCAACGATCCAGGCGAACGCGACGTCACCGTCGACGAACCGACCGGCGGACTGACCGCCGGACTCGACCCCATAATGCGAGCGATCGGCGGCACCTGGATCGCCTGGGGCGACGGCAGCGCCGACCGCGCGGTCACCGACGAAAACGACTGCGTCGACGTCCCACCCGGAAGCGACGACCAGTACACCCTGCGGCGGGTCTGGCTCTCGGACGAGGCCGTCGACGGCTACTATACGGGCTACAGCAACCGCGTCCTCTGGCCGCTCTGTCACGGGATGACCGAACTGCTCGAGTATCGACCGACCGACCTCGAGTGGTATCGTCACGTGAACCGACAGTTCGCCGACGCCGTCCTCGAAGAGGCCACCGACGAGTCCGTGATCTGGCTCCAGGATTACCACCTCGGGCTCGCGCCGTCGATGATCCAGGCGAAAGCGCCAGCAGGTGCGACGGTCGCTCAGTTCTGGCACATTCCGTGGCCGGACCCGTCGTCGTTCGCCGCCTGCCCTAACGCTCGCGAACTCCTCGTCGGACTGCTCGGGTCCGACGTGTTCGGCTTCCACATCGAGCGCTACGGGACGGCCTTCCTCGAGTGTGTCGAGGAGACTCTTCCGTCGGCGACGGTCGATTACCGCGAACGCACGGTCCGGTACGACGGCCACGAGACGCGAATCGTCGCGACGCCGATGGGCGTGGACGCGAACAGCTACGAGGAACGGGCCCGAGAGATCGGGGACGACAGGTGGGATTCCCTGCGCGAACGGTACGACATCCCCGACGGTTGTGCCGTCGGCCTGGGCGTCGACCGCCTCGATTACACCAAAGGGATCCCGGAGCGACTGGCCGCCCTCGAGCGCCTCTTCGAGGGCTACCCCGAGTGGCGAGAGTCGTTCACGTTCCTTCAGAAGGCGACGCCGAGTCGGACGGAGATTCCGAGCTACGATCGACTCGGACGGCAGGTTCGATCGACTGTCGACCACATCAACGAGCGCTTCGGCACCGACGACTGGCAGCCGATCGTCTACACGGAGGACTTCCTCGACCGGGCCGACCTGACCACGCTCTATCGGGAGGCCGACCTCCTCGTCGTCAGTTCGGTCCGCGACGGCATGAATCTCGTCGCCCAGGAGTACGTCGCCTCCTCGATCGACGGCGACGGCGCGCTCGTTCTCAGCGAGCACGCGGGAGCGGCGAACGCGCTCGGCTATCCGGCGTTCACGATCGACCCGGCGGACACCGATCGGTTCGCGCGAACAGTTGCCGACGCTCTCGGGGCCCCGAAGAGCGAACGCACGACCCGGATGGCCGCCCTGCGAACTCACGTCTTCGACCACGACCTCGAGTGGTGGATGGACCAGCAATTCGCCCACATCGAGGCAGCCCGATTTCCAGCAGTCGACCGACGAGTGAACGACGTGTCACGATCCCTCTGA
- a CDS encoding M24 family metallopeptidase — MNEPFAERVRRCQRGLADRGAAALVASPGPVLTYLTGVEESPSERHFLAVVPRDGPPVVVAPAMYGAELEAAPVDRAVLWGDGDNPVEALASAFETAGLEPESEADETTLLDDRLWTTFAQDVRGLFPDTTYGLASDVIEPLRLRKDRLERTTLRQAGNVADRVSMTLRKRGEEVVGLTERELAEEIDRLLEAEGGRGTAFDTIVAAGENGARPHHQPGDRPIEAGDPVVLDFGAFVDADLESGQARYPGDQTRTMVFAGEPPEGYREVHETVARAQQAAVEYVEPGVTAESVDAVAREIIADAGYGDAFVHRTGHGVGLEVHEPPYIVEGNEQALEPGMVFSVEPGIYLEGEFGVRLEDLVVVTEDGCERLNATPLDWACEGACQ; from the coding sequence ATGAACGAGCCGTTCGCCGAACGAGTACGGCGGTGCCAGCGAGGACTCGCTGACCGCGGCGCCGCTGCGCTGGTCGCCTCGCCCGGACCGGTGCTCACGTACCTGACGGGCGTCGAGGAGTCGCCGTCCGAACGCCACTTCCTGGCCGTCGTTCCCCGCGACGGGCCGCCGGTCGTGGTCGCGCCCGCGATGTACGGGGCGGAACTCGAGGCCGCGCCCGTCGATCGGGCCGTCCTCTGGGGCGACGGCGACAATCCGGTCGAGGCGCTCGCGAGCGCGTTCGAAACCGCTGGTCTCGAGCCGGAATCCGAGGCCGACGAGACGACCCTGCTCGACGACCGCCTCTGGACGACCTTCGCCCAGGACGTTCGCGGCCTGTTTCCCGACACGACGTACGGCCTCGCGAGCGATGTGATCGAGCCTCTCCGCCTCCGAAAGGACCGACTCGAGCGGACGACCCTCCGTCAAGCGGGGAACGTCGCGGATCGTGTCTCGATGACGCTCCGGAAGCGCGGCGAGGAGGTCGTCGGGTTGACCGAACGGGAACTCGCCGAGGAAATCGATCGATTGCTCGAGGCCGAAGGCGGCCGCGGCACCGCGTTCGACACCATCGTGGCCGCGGGCGAGAACGGGGCGCGCCCGCACCACCAGCCTGGCGACCGTCCCATCGAAGCCGGCGATCCGGTCGTCCTCGACTTCGGCGCGTTCGTCGACGCAGACCTGGAGTCGGGGCAGGCCCGCTATCCTGGCGACCAGACCAGGACGATGGTCTTCGCCGGCGAACCGCCCGAGGGGTATCGGGAGGTACACGAGACCGTCGCCCGCGCTCAGCAGGCCGCCGTCGAGTACGTCGAACCCGGCGTCACAGCCGAGTCGGTTGACGCCGTCGCTCGCGAGATTATCGCCGACGCAGGCTACGGCGATGCCTTCGTTCACCGCACCGGCCACGGCGTCGGCCTCGAGGTCCACGAACCGCCCTACATCGTCGAGGGGAACGAGCAGGCCCTCGAGCCGGGCATGGTCTTCAGCGTCGAGCCGGGAATCTACCTCGAGGGCGAGTTCGGGGTCCGACTCGAGGACCTCGTGGTGGTCACCGAGGACGGTTGCGAGCGGTTGAACGCGACCCCGCTGGACTGGGCGTGCGAAGGCGCTTGCCAGTAA
- a CDS encoding glutamate-cysteine ligase family protein: protein MQLSLELEYWTVDDTGALAPATPVLDRIDDLHAESADPMLEVVTDPCDGIPELREEVAFRLQEAIDVGREEGRHLVPLATPLNAGSLGTSDTPRTRIQRQVLGEAFEKATCCAGTHLHVDQIEGAEADQLNLLTALDPAFALAGSSTYHQGENVAACARPHVYRRTCYGDHPRLGRLWSYAADVDEWNDRIDATFDDFRRQAVAEGIDQETFDEHFTPEDTIWAPVRLRDEFDTIEWRAPDVALPGQVLQLAEDVRDILSLVERRRVEIGGRGEITGSTVTIPEFDRVKQHVNDAIDYGLEAPAVERYLGTMGFDPSAYRPLSTDLEDSPRLSRAQARRLRLRYAHRLEREVDALTTEQSPARPSVLQPV from the coding sequence ATGCAACTCAGTCTCGAACTCGAATACTGGACCGTCGACGACACGGGTGCACTCGCACCCGCAACACCGGTGCTCGACCGGATCGACGACCTTCACGCCGAGAGCGCGGACCCCATGCTCGAGGTCGTCACCGATCCATGCGATGGCATCCCCGAACTCCGAGAGGAGGTCGCGTTCAGACTCCAAGAAGCGATCGACGTCGGGCGAGAAGAGGGACGCCACCTCGTCCCGCTTGCCACGCCGCTCAACGCCGGTTCTCTCGGCACGAGCGATACGCCCCGGACGCGGATTCAGCGTCAGGTGCTCGGCGAAGCGTTCGAAAAGGCCACCTGCTGCGCCGGCACCCACCTGCACGTCGATCAGATCGAGGGGGCCGAAGCCGACCAGTTGAACCTCCTGACCGCACTGGACCCGGCGTTTGCGCTCGCTGGGAGTTCCACGTACCACCAGGGAGAGAACGTGGCTGCCTGTGCGCGACCCCACGTCTACCGGCGGACGTGTTACGGCGACCATCCCCGGCTCGGCCGATTGTGGTCCTACGCCGCGGACGTAGACGAGTGGAACGACCGGATCGACGCCACGTTTGACGACTTTCGCCGACAGGCGGTAGCCGAAGGCATCGACCAGGAGACGTTCGACGAGCACTTTACGCCAGAGGATACGATCTGGGCACCGGTTCGGTTGCGCGACGAATTCGACACGATCGAATGGCGGGCCCCGGACGTGGCACTCCCTGGACAGGTCCTGCAACTCGCCGAAGACGTTCGAGACATCTTGAGCCTCGTCGAGCGTAGACGCGTGGAGATCGGTGGACGGGGCGAGATTACGGGGTCGACCGTGACGATTCCCGAGTTCGATCGAGTGAAACAGCACGTGAACGACGCCATCGATTACGGGCTCGAGGCGCCTGCTGTTGAGCGATACCTCGGGACGATGGGATTCGACCCCTCCGCCTATCGTCCGCTCTCGACGGATCTCGAGGACAGCCCTCGGTTGTCTCGGGCGCAAGCACGGCGACTTCGACTTCGCTACGCCCACCGGCTCGAACGGGAAGTCGACGCGCTCACCACCGAGCAATCACCAGCACGGCCTTCGGTTCTCCAGCCAGTCTGA
- a CDS encoding PQQ-binding-like beta-propeller repeat protein, with protein MAGLNRRTVLSAGAALSTTGVLASVGSVLADGYGEGDEDSSEDGDGSHRERPTEIAWRYDGAHDLGSIVIADDRIYTLVQGGVTALDAEDGSSEWETGDIDAERTLSTDGDVLYVAGDPIRAIGAETGDVRWESEIDSLELAVGHGMVYTASEHTVYALDTEDGSIQWERERVEVETADGTETAEELQFGDVSEDAVYVFDSAYAPGRAGMFAGLDPETGETVVTVDPDESVSQVTAGSGHVAIFPAYDATYLYEMATREVVASTSMTRTNSIVDETYFALGRDGNLSAYDLSESGERRWTTDSYHSLPALVGETVITAYGPDSADIPDEEDDEDRVLAYDLETGEERWRYAFDEREWIGSQESIVADENTVYVSRDGELLALRTEDEEDGDEEEPDEDDQTDEDPGDEEPTSIDLSVTGPDSIAHDESADFTVTLRNDGTEPVELDVTLEVEDRTRSGTVEIAGEDCISSTFTVAGSDLPTGDVEWAIVAGEQRVEGTLTVEGC; from the coding sequence ATGGCAGGTTTGAACCGCCGTACGGTACTGTCAGCAGGTGCAGCGCTTTCGACAACCGGAGTTCTCGCATCAGTCGGGTCGGTCCTCGCTGACGGTTACGGCGAAGGCGACGAAGATAGTAGCGAGGACGGAGACGGCTCCCATCGCGAACGCCCGACCGAAATCGCCTGGCGGTACGACGGGGCGCACGACCTCGGTTCGATCGTGATCGCCGACGACCGCATTTACACCCTGGTCCAGGGAGGCGTAACCGCACTCGACGCCGAAGACGGCTCGAGCGAGTGGGAGACGGGTGACATCGACGCCGAGCGAACGCTCTCGACCGACGGCGACGTACTCTACGTAGCCGGTGACCCGATCCGGGCAATCGGCGCCGAGACCGGCGACGTCCGCTGGGAGAGCGAGATCGATAGTCTCGAGCTGGCGGTCGGTCACGGCATGGTCTACACCGCGAGCGAGCACACCGTCTACGCGCTCGACACCGAAGACGGCTCGATCCAATGGGAGCGCGAGCGCGTCGAAGTAGAGACGGCCGACGGGACGGAAACGGCCGAAGAATTGCAGTTCGGCGACGTTTCGGAGGACGCCGTCTACGTGTTCGATTCGGCCTACGCACCCGGGCGCGCGGGGATGTTCGCCGGGCTCGACCCCGAGACGGGCGAGACAGTGGTCACGGTCGACCCCGACGAGTCGGTCAGCCAGGTTACCGCTGGCTCGGGCCACGTCGCTATTTTCCCCGCTTACGACGCCACCTATCTCTACGAGATGGCCACCCGGGAGGTCGTCGCCAGCACGTCCATGACGCGCACCAACTCCATTGTCGACGAGACGTACTTCGCGCTCGGGAGAGACGGGAACCTCTCGGCGTACGACCTCTCCGAGAGTGGCGAACGGAGGTGGACCACCGATTCCTACCATAGCTTACCGGCACTCGTCGGAGAGACGGTCATCACTGCGTATGGACCCGATTCGGCCGACATACCCGACGAAGAAGACGACGAGGATCGGGTGCTCGCCTACGACCTCGAGACCGGCGAGGAACGCTGGCGGTACGCGTTCGACGAACGCGAGTGGATCGGGAGCCAGGAATCGATCGTCGCCGACGAAAACACCGTCTACGTCAGTCGCGACGGGGAATTACTGGCCCTTCGAACCGAAGACGAAGAAGATGGAGACGAGGAGGAACCCGACGAGGACGATCAGACGGACGAAGATCCCGGCGACGAGGAACCGACGTCGATCGATCTCTCGGTAACCGGGCCGGATTCGATCGCTCACGATGAGTCGGCCGACTTCACCGTCACCCTGCGCAACGACGGCACGGAGCCGGTCGAGCTCGACGTGACCCTCGAGGTCGAGGATCGTACCCGGTCCGGAACGGTCGAAATCGCGGGCGAGGACTGCATCTCGAGTACCTTCACCGTCGCCGGAAGCGACCTTCCGACGGGCGACGTCGAGTGGGCGATTGTCGCAGGCGAGCAACGCGTCGAAGGGACCCTGACCGTCGAGGGCTGCTGA
- a CDS encoding tRNA sulfurtransferase, producing the protein MHPPGADTVLVRHGDLNTKSNTVKRYMLDFLLENLEAVLADRSVAGNVEGNWNRPLIHTTEDAVEAAAAATADVFGVVSTSPAIVVEADLETICDALAETAHASYDGGSFAVDATRADKRLPFTSEDVARQGGTAIWEAVEDEFDPEVDLEDPDLTFGVEVRDEAAYVYLDRLEGPGGLPLRSQAPMVALVSGGIDSPVAAYEMMRRGSPVIPVYVALGDYGGPDHEARAIETVRSLSRYAPNVDLSVYRVPGGETVSLLAETMEEGRMLSLRRFIYRIAEQIAEEHDASGIVTGEAIGQKSSQTAQNVAVTSRATRLPIHRPLLTRDKQEIVAQAREIGTYRDSTINAGCNRIAPDRAETNARLDRLLEVEPDDLFERAEAAAASAERIEL; encoded by the coding sequence ATGCACCCGCCCGGCGCCGACACCGTCCTCGTCCGACACGGGGACCTCAACACGAAGAGCAACACCGTCAAGCGGTACATGCTCGACTTCCTGCTCGAGAACCTCGAGGCCGTCCTCGCGGACCGATCGGTGGCTGGCAACGTGGAGGGCAACTGGAACCGGCCGCTGATTCACACCACCGAGGACGCCGTGGAGGCCGCGGCCGCCGCGACCGCCGACGTCTTCGGCGTCGTCTCGACCAGCCCCGCAATCGTGGTGGAGGCCGACCTCGAAACGATCTGCGACGCGCTCGCCGAGACCGCTCACGCCAGCTACGACGGCGGCAGTTTCGCCGTCGACGCTACCCGCGCCGACAAGCGCCTGCCGTTCACGAGCGAGGACGTCGCCCGGCAGGGCGGGACCGCCATCTGGGAGGCCGTCGAAGACGAGTTCGATCCCGAGGTCGACCTCGAGGATCCCGATCTGACCTTCGGCGTCGAGGTTCGCGACGAGGCGGCTTACGTCTACCTCGACCGTCTCGAGGGGCCGGGCGGCCTGCCCCTTCGATCGCAGGCGCCGATGGTGGCGCTCGTCAGCGGCGGCATCGACTCCCCCGTCGCAGCCTACGAAATGATGCGCCGGGGCTCGCCGGTGATCCCGGTCTACGTCGCGCTCGGTGACTACGGCGGCCCGGACCACGAGGCGCGCGCGATCGAGACCGTCCGCTCGCTCTCGCGGTACGCGCCGAACGTCGACCTGAGCGTCTACCGCGTGCCCGGCGGGGAGACCGTCTCTCTGCTCGCGGAGACCATGGAGGAAGGACGGATGCTCTCCCTGCGGCGATTCATCTACCGGATCGCCGAGCAGATTGCCGAAGAACACGACGCGAGCGGAATCGTCACCGGCGAAGCTATCGGCCAGAAGTCGAGCCAGACGGCCCAGAACGTCGCCGTCACGAGTCGTGCGACGCGACTGCCGATCCACCGGCCGCTGCTGACTCGAGACAAACAGGAGATCGTTGCGCAGGCCCGCGAGATCGGCACCTACCGTGACTCGACGATCAACGCCGGCTGTAACCGGATCGCACCGGACCGAGCCGAGACGAACGCCCGCCTCGACCGGTTGCTCGAGGTCGAGCCAGACGACCTGTTCGAGCGCGCCGAAGCGGCGGCGGCGAGCGCCGAACGAATCGAACTGTAG
- a CDS encoding DEAD/DEAH box helicase, whose product MTDGDVAAFTHLGSSVREALSERGFATPTAPQRLAIPPLAAGEHTLVIAPTGSGKTETAMLPVFDDLVADSPEGFGALYVTPLRALNRDMRERLEWWGEYLGLEVDVRHGDTTQYQRGKQAKNPPDVLVTTPETLQAMLTGERLREGLEDVSHVVIDEVHELAASKRGAQLAVGLERLRELSGSFQRIGLSATVGDPESVGQFLTGGRPCTIREIDVGSRIDVRVRQPEITDEDQRLSGELATDATTASHVRFIRDLVAENESTLIFVNTRQTAEALGSRFTRLDLPIGVHHGSLSKEARIDVEDRFKAGDLDALLCTSSMELGIDVGRIDHVIQYQSPRQVSRLLQRIGRAGHRRDQVSRGTIVTTRPDDTLEALAIARRASAGEVEPAEIHDGSLDVVANQIPGIVQSTGSRHLMEIRDLFARAYPFRDLEESALRSVLSELHRNRIVWFDESSERVETTGGTWQYVYANLSMIPDEATYEVHDIASSGQIGTLDERFVTTFGQPGAVFIQRGEMWRIVEIDDEEERVRVTPIEDPVGEVPSWIGQEIPVPEPVAQEVGEIRGTVGSQLETGADDGAVARDLGGRYPGDDTTLLGAVSGLRKQLEGETPMPTHDRIVLERQGRTVVLNACFGHRTNETLGRVLSALLGQQSGSSIGLDTDPYRIELEVPTDVATSDIVTVLTETDPDHVGTIVELGLKGSDALAYRLSQVSAKFGALKRWQGSGRMSNERLLKALEDTPMYAESIREVFHEDLDVAGASRILSRLRSGEISLETIRGRTAIGSAGRSGGKELLVPENADASVIQTVKERLQDDRVTLLCTHCREWYSRTKVKRVADQPECPNCGSTRVAALSPWADDVLQAVQANSKDEEQEELTRRAVKNANLVQSHGKRAVVAMSARGVGPHNAAQIISRLRENEADFYRDILEKERQYARTKAFWD is encoded by the coding sequence ATGACAGACGGGGACGTCGCCGCCTTCACTCACCTCGGCTCGAGCGTCCGGGAGGCCCTCTCCGAACGCGGGTTCGCAACGCCGACGGCGCCACAGCGACTCGCGATTCCGCCGCTGGCCGCCGGCGAGCACACGCTCGTGATCGCCCCTACGGGGAGTGGAAAGACCGAGACGGCGATGCTTCCCGTCTTCGACGACCTCGTGGCCGACTCACCCGAGGGGTTCGGCGCGCTCTACGTCACTCCGCTGCGGGCGCTCAACCGCGACATGCGCGAGCGCCTCGAGTGGTGGGGCGAGTACCTCGGCCTCGAAGTTGACGTCCGTCACGGTGACACCACCCAGTATCAGCGCGGCAAACAGGCCAAAAATCCGCCCGACGTGCTCGTGACGACCCCAGAGACGCTGCAGGCGATGCTCACCGGCGAACGCCTCCGGGAGGGGCTCGAGGACGTCTCCCACGTCGTGATCGACGAGGTTCACGAGCTCGCCGCCTCCAAGCGGGGCGCCCAGCTGGCGGTGGGGCTCGAGCGACTCCGCGAACTGTCGGGCTCGTTCCAGCGAATCGGACTCTCCGCGACCGTCGGCGATCCCGAGTCGGTCGGACAGTTTCTCACGGGCGGCCGACCGTGTACGATTCGCGAAATCGACGTCGGGAGCCGGATCGACGTGCGGGTGCGCCAGCCGGAGATCACGGACGAAGATCAGCGACTCTCGGGCGAACTCGCCACCGACGCGACGACGGCCAGCCACGTCCGATTTATCAGGGACCTCGTCGCCGAAAACGAGTCCACGCTCATCTTCGTCAACACCCGCCAGACGGCCGAGGCCCTCGGCTCGCGGTTCACCCGCCTCGACCTGCCGATTGGGGTCCACCACGGGTCGCTCTCGAAAGAGGCCCGCATTGACGTCGAGGACCGGTTCAAAGCCGGCGACCTCGACGCGCTCCTGTGTACCTCCTCGATGGAACTTGGGATCGACGTGGGCCGGATCGACCACGTGATCCAGTACCAGAGCCCGCGCCAGGTCTCGCGACTGCTCCAGCGGATCGGCCGCGCAGGCCACCGTCGCGACCAGGTCTCGCGAGGGACCATCGTGACGACCCGCCCGGACGACACGCTCGAGGCGCTGGCCATCGCCCGGCGGGCGAGCGCGGGCGAGGTCGAACCGGCCGAGATCCACGACGGGAGCCTCGACGTGGTCGCCAACCAAATTCCGGGGATCGTTCAGTCGACCGGCTCGCGCCACCTGATGGAGATCCGTGATCTGTTCGCCCGCGCCTATCCGTTCCGCGACCTCGAGGAGTCGGCGCTCCGGAGCGTCCTCTCGGAGCTTCACCGGAATCGCATCGTCTGGTTCGACGAGAGCAGCGAGCGAGTCGAGACCACCGGCGGCACCTGGCAGTACGTCTACGCCAACCTCTCGATGATCCCCGACGAGGCGACCTACGAGGTCCACGACATCGCCTCGAGCGGCCAGATCGGCACTCTCGACGAGCGATTCGTCACGACCTTTGGTCAGCCGGGGGCCGTCTTCATCCAACGCGGGGAGATGTGGCGAATCGTCGAAATCGACGACGAAGAGGAACGGGTACGGGTCACCCCCATCGAGGACCCCGTCGGCGAGGTCCCCTCCTGGATCGGTCAGGAGATTCCCGTCCCCGAACCGGTCGCCCAGGAGGTCGGCGAGATTCGCGGTACCGTCGGCTCGCAACTCGAGACCGGCGCCGACGACGGCGCCGTCGCTCGCGACCTCGGCGGGCGCTACCCGGGCGACGATACGACGCTCTTGGGGGCCGTCTCCGGACTCCGGAAACAGCTCGAGGGCGAGACGCCGATGCCGACCCACGACCGTATCGTGCTCGAGCGCCAGGGGCGGACGGTCGTCCTCAATGCTTGTTTCGGCCACCGGACGAACGAGACCCTCGGTCGCGTGCTCTCGGCCCTGCTCGGCCAGCAGTCCGGATCGTCGATCGGCCTCGACACCGACCCCTACCGGATCGAACTCGAAGTGCCGACCGACGTGGCGACGAGCGACATCGTGACCGTCCTGACCGAGACGGATCCCGACCACGTCGGCACCATCGTCGAGTTAGGATTGAAGGGGTCGGACGCCCTCGCCTACCGCCTCTCACAGGTCTCGGCGAAGTTCGGCGCGCTCAAGCGCTGGCAGGGCTCCGGCCGCATGTCGAACGAACGGTTGCTCAAGGCGCTCGAGGACACGCCGATGTACGCCGAGTCGATCCGCGAGGTGTTCCACGAGGACCTCGACGTGGCGGGCGCGAGCCGCATCCTCTCGCGGCTCCGGTCCGGCGAAATCTCGCTCGAAACGATTCGCGGCCGGACGGCCATCGGGAGCGCAGGCCGCTCCGGTGGCAAGGAACTGCTGGTGCCCGAGAACGCCGACGCGAGCGTCATCCAGACCGTCAAGGAGCGCCTGCAGGACGACCGGGTGACCCTGCTGTGCACCCACTGTCGGGAGTGGTACTCGCGGACGAAAGTGAAGCGGGTCGCGGACCAGCCCGAGTGCCCCAACTGCGGATCGACGCGCGTAGCGGCGCTGAGCCCGTGGGCCGACGACGTCCTCCAGGCCGTCCAGGCCAACTCGAAGGACGAGGAACAGGAAGAGTTGACCCGTCGCGCGGTCAAGAACGCCAATCTCGTCCAGAGCCACGGCAAGCGGGCCGTCGTCGCCATGTCCGCGCGCGGCGTCGGCCCGCACAACGCCGCCCAGATCATCAGCCGTCTACGCGAGAACGAGGCCGACTTCTACCGGGACATCCTCGAGAAGGAGCGTCAGTACGCCCGGACGAAGGCGTTCTGGGATTGA
- a CDS encoding protein sorting system archaetidylserine decarboxylase: protein MKFAPGAWRYAIVPLVVAPFAYLISVGVGIATLLLGVGTLAFFRDPERTPPLSGVVAPADGKVSVMRTEGDQFRLGTFMNVHNVHVVRAPFDATVRDVEHSPGGFKPAFSKDSDRNEKVHLHLEPAEGAFSEGAFPEGDAENSEPGLDETGDRATEAEVTFIAGAFARRIHPYVEPGDSLERGQRIGHIAFGSRVDVVFPPTVAPEDLAVEPGQKMTAGETVILETGGNPLSGNDGLDADRSSR from the coding sequence ATGAAGTTCGCGCCGGGCGCGTGGCGCTACGCCATCGTTCCGCTGGTCGTGGCCCCATTCGCCTACCTCATCAGCGTCGGCGTCGGCATCGCGACCCTCCTGCTCGGCGTCGGGACGCTCGCGTTCTTCCGCGATCCCGAGCGAACGCCGCCCCTGTCTGGCGTCGTCGCGCCTGCCGACGGCAAGGTGTCCGTCATGCGGACCGAGGGCGACCAGTTTCGGCTGGGGACGTTCATGAACGTCCACAACGTCCACGTCGTCCGTGCGCCGTTCGACGCTACGGTACGGGACGTGGAGCACTCGCCGGGCGGATTCAAACCCGCGTTCTCGAAGGACTCCGACCGGAACGAGAAAGTTCACCTGCACCTTGAGCCCGCAGAAGGGGCGTTCTCCGAGGGGGCGTTTCCCGAGGGTGACGCCGAGAACTCCGAACCAGGCCTCGACGAAACCGGAGATCGAGCCACGGAGGCTGAGGTCACGTTCATCGCCGGCGCGTTCGCCCGTCGCATCCACCCCTACGTCGAGCCTGGCGACTCGCTCGAGCGGGGCCAGCGAATCGGCCACATCGCGTTCGGCAGTCGGGTCGACGTGGTGTTCCCGCCGACCGTCGCGCCCGAGGATCTGGCGGTCGAACCGGGCCAGAAGATGACTGCCGGAGAGACGGTGATCCTCGAGACCGGCGGGAATCCACTGTCGGGCAACGACGGACTCGACGCCGATCGCTCGAGCCGCTGA